AGGATCAGCATTCACAGTTTGAACAAGCTCAAGGGGCTTTTTAAGCACAAAAATAACACTATAGACATCCCCATTGGCAACAATACCTATCCCATCAATAAAACAGTTCCATCCCTCCACAAGCGAAGCTCCCACAGGACACAAAGCTACGTCGAGCTGCCCATTTTTTAGCATAATTGAAAGTTCCACCGGTGAGCCGTAGATCACTTGTTTTTCAATGCCATAGATCAGGGGCTTAGCATTGAGGTAAGGGACACAACCTATTCTAGGATTATGCATCAGGAACAATAAAAAATAAGAAAAGTTAAACAGTTTGGGTTTGAATAGATATTTTCTTTCTTTTTTCGGTTATCTTATGAAACCAATACAACAGGGCGGGACTAATCAAGTGAGAAGAAAACATACCCGCAAGGACACCGATCAGGATAGCCAAGGCGAACACAGAAATGACATACCCCCCAAGAATGAGCATGGAAACAGTCGCAAGAACAACTGTTCCTCCAGTCATGATCGTTCGGGCAAGGGTTTTGTTAATCCCTTCATTAATAATCTCCTTAAAGGAAATATTCCCTTTGTATTTTAATGTTTCACGAATTCTATCTGAAATGACGATTTTCTCGTTAATTGAATAACCCAAGATGGTCAAGAAAGCGCCGATCAAGTACATATCAAATTCTTTTCCTAAAAGAGCCATAATGCCAATAGCTAGCAATACATCATGAAGCTGGCCTAGTCCCGCTGCCAACGCAAATGACCATTCATAACGTAACGATACATAAACAAGGATGGCTAGAAGCCCCAAGGAAAGGGATAAAGCAGCCCGGTTCTTCAGTTCGTCTCCAACCACTGGACCCACACTATCCATCCTAGAAAGACTAAAACCCGCTTGAGGAAATTTCTCCCTAAGAATGTTTACACTTTTCTCCCCCTCCCCGTACCGGACCTGGTAAATCATCTGGTTATTCTCCCGGGTGTACTGAAGGAGGCTTGGATGAATTTTTGCTTCCTCAAGAGATTGCCTTACTTTTGCAAGGGGAACACCTTGTTTATAAGTCACGGTAATGGAATCCCCACCAGAAAAATCAACACCCAGCAGTTCTCCGCTTCTTAGGAAAAAAGTCGCCATGCCCACCACCAAAAGAATGGCAGCGGTGGGCACGGTTATCCAGCTCAATTTAATAAAGTCGAAATTAGGTTTATGGAGAAATTTCATCATGGCCAGCTTTCTTAACATTCCCCAAGACAAAAGCCATTCAAACAAATTCCTGCTGAATACCAGGGCAGCAAAAAGATTAGCCACGATTCCCAAAACTAAAGTCACAGCAAATCCCTGTAGTGGTCCACTTCCAAGTTCCATCAAAATAATGGAGGGAATAATCAAGCTCACATTGGAGTCAAAAATAGCACTAAAGGCTTTGTTAAAACCAATAAAAATCGCGTTTTTAACATTAACTCCGCTTTCAAGTTCGTCTCGGATTCGTTCATAAATCAAGACGTTAGCATCAACGGCCATCCCTATAGTTAAAATGATTCCTGCAATGCCAGGCAAGGTAAGGGTAAAATGAAATTGTGCAAGCAATCCTAAAAGCAGCAGTAGGTTCACAAGAAGGGCAATGACAGCGACAACACCAGCAGTCCTGTAATAAAAGACCATAAAGAGGACAACGGAGCCAAAAGCGGCTAAGGCAGCATTTACTCCACTGATAATCGAGTCTTTCCCTAAGGAAGGATCAACCCCTCTTTCCTCTAGAATCTTTACGGGGGTCTCCAGCGGATTTTCAAGAACGCTAGCAAGGTCTTCCGCTTCCTTGGGGGTCATGTTGCCTCCAGAAATGACAGCATTTTTAAAAATAGCTGTTTGAATGACAGGAGCACTCTTGACTTCGCCATCCAAGACAATAGCCAACCTTTTGCCAATGTTGTGTGATGTAATTTCTCCAAATCTCTTAGAACCCTCTTCATTAAATTCAATCACGACCGTTGGTCGACCCACTTCATCAAAACCCCGAAAAGCACGCCGTACGTACTTTCCCCCCATCTCCTCCCTCTTTCGAACTAGAATAAAGGCCTCTTGCTTATTACCCCTTGACTCTTCCAGGGAAAAAGGGAGGATCTCGTAACCTAAAGGTACTTTTTCCTGTCCAGATTGGATAGAAGCTAAAAGCTTATCTGTATCGGGATGAACAAGTCGAAATTCCAGCTTAGCAACCTTGGAAAGCTGTTCTTTAGCTGCAACCTTTTCTGACTCAGATAACCCCGGGATCTGCACGCTTATGCGTTTTTTACCTATGGGTTGAATGATCGGTTCAGAAAGACCAAATTTATCCACCCTTTTGCGAATAACCCCGATGGCTTGATCGAGTGCCCTTGCTGAAGGTTCACCTTGGAGCTCAAGTAAAAAAGCCGTCCCTCCTTTGAGATCCAAGCCTAGCTTAATTTTCTCTGCGGGGGGGACGAGAGAAAAAAAAGCATTACAAAGGATTGAAATGCTGCAGGCTAAACCTACCCACCTTTTTGTTCTATCATCAGAGGCGGTAAAATACCAGATGAGAGTGACAAGGAAAAAAAGGGCTGTAGAAAAGGAAACAAATAACATTTTATCCCTTCTTCAGGTTTGACAATTTTAAGCTCCCCTCATTATCTAAACACTGGCCCATTGCCTAGCTATTCAGCAAGTTTTTTCTCATTAACTCTTCCCTTTTGCCTCCTTGGATTCTTTCGCCACATCTTTGCTCTCTTCTTTAACGGTCTTTGTGACAGTCGTTAAAGCACTTTTAAGTACTTCTATTTTGACGTTTTCAGCCACCCGAATCACCACCGTTTTTTCTTTCACGTTCGTGACTACCCCCAATATGCCCCCTGAGGTTATAACTCTGTCCCCTGTTTCTAGACTGGCTATGAGCTTTTCCTGCTCTTTTTTCTGTTTCTGTTGAGGTCGAATAAGCAGGAAATAGAAAATACCAAAAATGAGAATCGTCGTTATAAAAAAAGTCATCGGAGGAGGGCCCTCGGGCGCCTGTGGATTTACCCCCCCACGACCTCGAGGTTGGGGAGGAGGGGGAGGAGCCATACTAAACCAAAACTCAGTAGCTGTTTTCATAAATTTTATCACCTTTATTTATTTTGTTATCTTTTTATTTCTCCATCTACTTAAAAAATCATTCCATTGTCCATGAGATAGGAATAATCTTATTTCCTTCATCAATCGATTGTAAAATAAAAGGTTATGCATCGACAAAAGCATAATACCAAGAATTTCTTTTGATTTTAACAGATGATGGATATAGGCTCTACTAAATTTTTGACAAGCATAACAACAACAGCGGTGATCTAGGGGTGAGCCATCTTTTTTGAAACGTGCATTTTTAATGTGGATTATTCCCTCTTCTTCGACATAAGCCGATCCATGTCGGGCTAATCGTGTCGGCAAAACACAGTCAAACAGATCTATGCCCAAATCGACCATCTGGACAATTTGCCAAGGATGCCCCATGCCCATGACATATTTCGGCACCGCTTCATCCAAAAAAGAAGATACAGCGGCTATCGTAGCAAAACTTTCTTCTATGGGTTCACCTACACACAAGCCTCCGATCGCATAGCCATCAAATCCGATATTCAGAAGCTCCTCTGCACAATAAATCCTTAGCCTTGTATCTGTCCCCCCCTGAATGATACCAAACAAAGAAAAAAGAGAGCAACGGGAGGAAGCCCCTTTTTGTTGATGACGTAGCCAAGTTTCTTTCCCTCTCTTGGCCCATTGGATTGTTCTTCGGGTAGCCTCTAGCAGATCCTTTTCTTTTGAAGGCCAAGGAGGGCATTGATCAAGACTCATAACGATATCTGAGCCTAAATCCAGTTGCGTGGTAATGGCATTTTCAGGAGTCAGCAAAAGCATAGAGCCATCGATCGGTGATTTAAAACGTACCCCTTCAGGGAAAATCTTGCAAAAAGAGGATAGGCTAAAAACCTGGAATCCTCCACTATCTGTCAGAATTGGCCCGTTCCATCCCATGAACTGATGAAGACCCCCAAAATCCCTGATTAGAGAAATTCCTGGCCGTAAAAGGAGGTGGTATAGATTGGCCAAAACTAATTTTATCCCCTCCTCTTCAAGATCTTTGGGAAAAATAGCTTTGACGGTTGCCGCAGTTCCTACAGGTATAAAACAGGGAGTCTCAACCACCCCGTGGGGAGTCAATAACCTTCCTAATCTGGCCCTTGATCCCTCTGATTTTTGAATAATTTCAAAATTCATGATTATACTCTTCTTTAATTAACTAAGCCAAAAGCCCCTATACTTTACTTTTTATTCTTGCTCAAAATCTCTCTCTGAGTACAAAAAAGAACTGAACCAAACATATATAGATTTAACAACATTATGATTTTTTTAAGGTTAATCCGATAGGTCTCTTTTTTTTCGTAATTTCACAAAAGAAAAGGTAAAATATTAAATTTTATGCCTGAACTTCGTAAAGATCCATTTGTCTCTAATCGGTGGATAATTTTCTCTCCTGAAAGAAAACAAAGACCCGTTGAATTTAGTTCCACGGACAAGGAAAAGGGGAAAGAACCTTTTGATGTTTTTTCATGGGGGAAAGAAAATCTTACCCCTCATGAAGTCTTTGCCTTGAGACCAAAAGGAGGCCTAAAAGACTCCCCGGGCTGGTCGGTACGCGTCGTGCCCAACAAATATCCAGCGTTACGTATTGAAGGTGATCTTCAGGCCGAAGGCATAGGTATATTCGACCGGATGAATGGTATTGGAGCTCATGAAGTCATTATAGAAAATCCTAATCCGGACATAGAACTCGAAGATCAAACCGTAGAAGGCATTGCTGGGGTACTCCAAGCTTATCGAGAAAGAATCCTTGACCTACAACAAGATATCCGCTTCCGGTATATCCTCATTTTTAAAAACAAAGGCAGGCTAGCCGGAGCGACCCTTAAACATCCTCATTCTCAACTCATCGCTTTACCTATTGTCCCCAGGGAAATTAAGGAAAAGATTGAACAAGCTCGAAGGCATTTCGGCATAAAAGAAAGAGGTCTCTTTGCGGACGTTTTACGCGAAGAACTCCGGTCAGGAGAAAGAGTAATCATGGAAAATTCTTTTTTTGCAGCCTTTTGTCCATGGGCAAGCCGATTTCCTTTTGAAAGTTGGATTATGCCCAAATTTTCTTCTTTAGATTTTTCCACCCTTGACGACAATCAAATCATGCTTTTGAGTGACATCCTTCAAAACCTGCTCCGCCGACTGAAAAAAGGATTACAGAACCCCGATTACAACATGGTTCTGCAGACTGCACCGCTTCGAAACTCTCGACAGGATTACATGACCGCTGTAGAAGTGGATTTTCGTTGGCACATTGAAATATTGCCCCGGATTTCTTACCTCGCTGGTTTTGAACTTGGCAGCGAATTTTTTATCAACCCGGTCTTCCCCGAAGAAGCCGCCGATTTTCTTCGACAAATTCGTAAAATATAGTTTTTTATGCTACACAGCTAAACCATTTTTATAGGTATGAACATCCTCCTACTCTGGCACATGCATCAACCCGAATATACCGATTATTCTAACAATGTGGCTCTTATGCCCTGGGTTAGGCTCCATTCCGTCCACAGTTATTTTGACATGGTGGAAATGGTCGGAAGATTTCCTGCTCTCAAAGTGATTTTTAATTTCAGTCCAGTGCTTTTGGAACAGATCGAAAAATTGGTCAAAAAGGAGACAAAAGATTTCATTGAAATCTTAACCCGAATACCTGCCGACTCCCTAAACCAGTTCCAAAAACAAAAAATTCTAGAAAATTTCTTCAAAGCCAACTACGATACGCTTATCAGACCTATTCCCCGCTATTATGAGCTGCTCAAAAAAAGGGGAAAAGTCGTTAATTTTGCTCGACTTGAAGAATTAACCTCTCTATTTAGCACCCAAGATTTCCTGGATATCCAGGTATTTTATAACCTGGTATGGTGCGGTTATGCTGCTCGCAAACGATATCCTCTGATAGAAGAGTTACGTAAACAAGGAGGTAATTACACAGAGGAGCAAAAAGAAGAGCTGCTTAAAATTCATCATGAAATTCTTGCCTTGATCATCCCTAGCTACAAAGCTGCTCTTGAAAGAGGTCAGATAGAAATAACCATCTCCCCTTATTACCACCCGATTCTGCCCCTCATTTATGACACCAATTTCGCCCGAAGATGCATGCCCTATGTTAACTTGCCTTCACAATTCAAAGCTCCCGAAGATGCCCTCAACCAACTCAAACTGGGCCAAGAAAAAATGAAAAGTGTGTTTGGACAACCGGCTCGTGGTGTTTGGCCTTCGGAAGGCTCGGTATGCCCAGAACTCATTCCCCTTTTTAAAGAAGCTGGCTTTGATTATTTTTTTACTGATGAATCTATCCTTTTCCGTAGCCTTGAACTTGATCCTCATTGGAGAGGTAAACATGAAGAGCACTTGCTCCTTTTTCAAGGTTGGAAAGTAGAGTTGCCTGAAGCTTCCCTTTTTGCTCTTTTCAGGGAGAGGCCTCTTTCCGACTTCATCGGCTTTAAAGCCTCTCAGAACGATCCTAACCAAGCCGCCAATTTTTTGTTGCACAACCTAGAAAATACTTGCCGGCATATCGATCCTCGCAAAGGAGCCATCCTTTTAGCCCTTGATGGGGAAAACGCCTGGGAAGCTTTTCATGATGGCGGAGAAACTTTTCTGAGTTTTTTCTATCAGGGTCTTGTTAACCATCGTAATTTAAGGCCAATTTTGGCTAAAGAATATTTTGATGAGAATCCCCCAACCAATACCGTTCATAAACTCTATACAGGTTCCTGGATTAACGCCGATTTTGACATCTGGATAGGTGACAGCGAAGAAAACAAGGCCTGGGAGTGGATGGGTAAAACCAGAGAGTTTTTAATCAATAAATCTGGGCAAATTTCTATATCTTCTGAACTGAAAGCCAAGAGCTGGAAAAGTCTTTATGCCGCTGAAGGAAGCGATTGGTTTTGGTGGTATGGTCCTGATTTTTCTACCGACTCCGATCAGATTTTTGATGAACTTTTCCGCACGCATCTCAAAAATGTCTATGGTTTTTTAGGCTTTACCCCTCCTCCTTACCTCGACATTCCAATCAACGTTCCCTCTCCTCCCGTTCCCTATACCTGCCCAAGGCTATACATTAGTCCAAAGCTCACAGGCAGGCTGGAGAACTACTTCGATTGGGTCGGATCAGGTTTTCTTGACATCTCCGTTCAACAAACTGCCATGTACCAAACAAACCGCATTGGCAAAAAACTGTTTTTTGGTTTTGACAAACAGAATTTTTACCTTCGGCTCGATTTAGCTGCAAAACCGGATATTGTTGTCGTCGACTTTCTCTCTCCAAAATTACACCGTATTGAATGCCAGGCCATTGAGGATAAACAGTGGGAAAAAAAATTTTTAGCCATTGACCAAACTGGCACTTTCCAACCTGTTCAAGCAACAATCGAGGCTTTCTGGGATGATTTTTTCATCCTATCCGCCGAACTCGCTGCTTTACAATGGGAAAAAAACAATCAAGTCAGTTTTTTTGTCAGAATACTTGACCAAAACCATCTGGGGCTGGAAAGATATCCTGAAAAAGGAACAATAGATTTTATTTTTCCTTCCGAAGATTTTGAGTTACAACAATGGTTTATTTAAAACAGATTAATATTCTTTGGATTGTCCATTTTCATCAACCTAACGGAGTTTTCCCTGAAACCTATAAAAAATTTACTCAAAAAGCCACTCTCCCTTTCCTGTACTCCATAAACAATCATCCAAAGGTTAAACTTTCTCTTCATTTTAGTGGCAATTACCTTGTTTACCTTCAAAACGAAAACAAAGAAGTCATTGATCTACTCCGGAAAATGGTTGAAGATGGGCAGATTGAATTGCTCGGAGGAGGCTTTTATGAACCCATTTTCTGTTTCCTTTCCCGAGAAGACAGCTTGCTTCAACTCCAAAAACTCCATCAGTTTATTGCCGATCATCTCGGTTTTTCTCCAAAAGGTGCCTGGCTTGCTGAATCTGTCTGGGAACCTTACTTTGTTGAGCTCCTTGCTCAATCTGGATATCAGTATACAATCCTGGAAGACAGTCTTTTTGAAAATGCAGGATTATTACCAGCTGAAATAAAGCATCCTTTTCTTACCCAATTTAACCGACATTCAATTTATGTCTTTGGTTACCATTCCCTTTTTTCAAAGGAAATCCCTTTCAAGGAAATCAAGGATATCCACCCTTCGTTTGTGCAAATCAGCCATAGAGAGGGGATGCAGATTGTTTGTATCGCCCAGAGTGGAGAACTCTATGGTTTCTGGCCGGATACAAGGGAGCAGGTTTACCAAAAGCATAGGCTTGAAGACTGGTTGCATTACCTGGATGAAAATTCAAGCTGGATTCAGACTCGGTTCCCCTCCGAATTTATCGATGGCTACTGGCCTGTTATTTCCCTGCCTTCGGGAGGCAGAAAGGAGCTTCAGCCTTTTTGTTTGCCCCATAGGGCAACTTTAGAATTTGTTTCTGCACAAAATGACCTGAAATTGCGGTTTGATGCCGATAGGTTTCTCAAATTTTTTAAGGGGGGCAACTGGTTGACTTTTCTTTCTAAGTATCCTGAAGCCAATTATATCCATAAGCGGATGTTGCAGGTTAGTGAAAAGATCCGATCCCTTCCTAGGGAATTACAGGAGGATATTTATGACTCTATCCTGGCAAGCCAGGGACACACCGTTTACTGGCATGCTTACAAGGATGGACTTTTTGGAAATTATATCCGTGATAATGCTTTTTCTCATATCTTGAATGCTGAAAAGATGATCAGGGAAAGAGCACCTCAGCTCTTCAGTCCAATCGAGAATGAGGATTTTGATGCGGATAAATTCCCAGAAATTTTTCTGCGCTCTTCTCGTTGTTCTGTATGTATAAAACCACTACTTGGAGGCTCAATCACCGAATTTAATTTTCTGCCCACTTCCTATAACCTGTCCAACACACTGAGAAGACATCCCTGTTTTTTCCCTGAACCTATACCTCCAGATATGTATGCAGAAGACTGGCATCAAAGAACGGTCTTCCTCGATCACTTTGTTCCCTTAAGTACTTCTTTGTATGATTTTGTGAGTGGATCTTTTTTGGAATACGGGGATTTCGTCAATCAGCCCTACGAGATCATCAATACCGCAGAAACAGCAAAGGGATATACCGTGCTTCTTGAAAGAAAGGGAGGTTTGTATTTTACAACTAACAAATTCAATTTTACGATCAGCAAGGAATATACCCTTACTCCAAGCGATGAACTCCACCTCCTATACACGATAACCAATGAAGATAACATCCCTATAGAGCTTTTGTTTTGTTGTGAAATCAACTACTCGATTCTTTCAATTGATTCTCCTGACCGCTACATTTTGATTAACGGAAAGAAAATGACCCCTGGAATGGCTTTTGAAGAAGAGAAAGTCAGGGAATGGACAATTGTCGATGAAACCCGCAAAGTAAAATGGCAATGGTATTTAGCAGATGGACCTCTCCACCTATTTCACTTTCCCTTATATACTTTAAATTATGAGAGAGGTTTATTTGGTAAAGATTACCAGGGTTCGACTTTTGAAATATTAAAACCTTTCCATCTTTATCCTAGGGAAAAAATGGAGCTCAAAATATTTTCAAAATTTGCAAATTCCTAGATTGAATTTTTTTAAAAAGTTTCGTAGCCTTCCTCACAAGGTGAAAAAAGTATTGATATTATTCATTTCTTGTTCATTTGTTTTTTTAGCTTGTTCCAATAAATCTAAGAAAATTGAATCGGAGGGAACCAGGGGTGCTAAAGCGGGGAAATTGCCAGAAAAAGCAAACCAACCCCAATCTGGGAGTACTG
The DNA window shown above is from Methylacidiphilum caldifontis and carries:
- the secD gene encoding protein translocase subunit SecD — protein: MLFVSFSTALFFLVTLIWYFTASDDRTKRWVGLACSISILCNAFFSLVPPAEKIKLGLDLKGGTAFLLELQGEPSARALDQAIGVIRKRVDKFGLSEPIIQPIGKKRISVQIPGLSESEKVAAKEQLSKVAKLEFRLVHPDTDKLLASIQSGQEKVPLGYEILPFSLEESRGNKQEAFILVRKREEMGGKYVRRAFRGFDEVGRPTVVIEFNEEGSKRFGEITSHNIGKRLAIVLDGEVKSAPVIQTAIFKNAVISGGNMTPKEAEDLASVLENPLETPVKILEERGVDPSLGKDSIISGVNAALAAFGSVVLFMVFYYRTAGVVAVIALLVNLLLLLGLLAQFHFTLTLPGIAGIILTIGMAVDANVLIYERIRDELESGVNVKNAIFIGFNKAFSAIFDSNVSLIIPSIILMELGSGPLQGFAVTLVLGIVANLFAALVFSRNLFEWLLSWGMLRKLAMMKFLHKPNFDFIKLSWITVPTAAILLVVGMATFFLRSGELLGVDFSGGDSITVTYKQGVPLAKVRQSLEEAKIHPSLLQYTRENNQMIYQVRYGEGEKSVNILREKFPQAGFSLSRMDSVGPVVGDELKNRAALSLSLGLLAILVYVSLRYEWSFALAAGLGQLHDVLLAIGIMALLGKEFDMYLIGAFLTILGYSINEKIVISDRIRETLKYKGNISFKEIINEGINKTLARTIMTGGTVVLATVSMLILGGYVISVFALAILIGVLAGMFSSHLISPALLYWFHKITEKRKKISIQTQTV
- the yajC gene encoding preprotein translocase subunit YajC, producing MKTATEFWFSMAPPPPPQPRGRGGVNPQAPEGPPPMTFFITTILIFGIFYFLLIRPQQKQKKEQEKLIASLETGDRVITSGGILGVVTNVKEKTVVIRVAENVKIEVLKSALTTVTKTVKEESKDVAKESKEAKGKS
- the tgt gene encoding tRNA guanosine(34) transglycosylase Tgt, which produces MNFEIIQKSEGSRARLGRLLTPHGVVETPCFIPVGTAATVKAIFPKDLEEEGIKLVLANLYHLLLRPGISLIRDFGGLHQFMGWNGPILTDSGGFQVFSLSSFCKIFPEGVRFKSPIDGSMLLLTPENAITTQLDLGSDIVMSLDQCPPWPSKEKDLLEATRRTIQWAKRGKETWLRHQQKGASSRCSLFSLFGIIQGGTDTRLRIYCAEELLNIGFDGYAIGGLCVGEPIEESFATIAAVSSFLDEAVPKYVMGMGHPWQIVQMVDLGIDLFDCVLPTRLARHGSAYVEEEGIIHIKNARFKKDGSPLDHRCCCYACQKFSRAYIHHLLKSKEILGIMLLSMHNLLFYNRLMKEIRLFLSHGQWNDFLSRWRNKKITK
- a CDS encoding galactose-1-phosphate uridylyltransferase gives rise to the protein MPELRKDPFVSNRWIIFSPERKQRPVEFSSTDKEKGKEPFDVFSWGKENLTPHEVFALRPKGGLKDSPGWSVRVVPNKYPALRIEGDLQAEGIGIFDRMNGIGAHEVIIENPNPDIELEDQTVEGIAGVLQAYRERILDLQQDIRFRYILIFKNKGRLAGATLKHPHSQLIALPIVPREIKEKIEQARRHFGIKERGLFADVLREELRSGERVIMENSFFAAFCPWASRFPFESWIMPKFSSLDFSTLDDNQIMLLSDILQNLLRRLKKGLQNPDYNMVLQTAPLRNSRQDYMTAVEVDFRWHIEILPRISYLAGFELGSEFFINPVFPEEAADFLRQIRKI
- a CDS encoding glycoside hydrolase family 57 protein, which translates into the protein MNILLLWHMHQPEYTDYSNNVALMPWVRLHSVHSYFDMVEMVGRFPALKVIFNFSPVLLEQIEKLVKKETKDFIEILTRIPADSLNQFQKQKILENFFKANYDTLIRPIPRYYELLKKRGKVVNFARLEELTSLFSTQDFLDIQVFYNLVWCGYAARKRYPLIEELRKQGGNYTEEQKEELLKIHHEILALIIPSYKAALERGQIEITISPYYHPILPLIYDTNFARRCMPYVNLPSQFKAPEDALNQLKLGQEKMKSVFGQPARGVWPSEGSVCPELIPLFKEAGFDYFFTDESILFRSLELDPHWRGKHEEHLLLFQGWKVELPEASLFALFRERPLSDFIGFKASQNDPNQAANFLLHNLENTCRHIDPRKGAILLALDGENAWEAFHDGGETFLSFFYQGLVNHRNLRPILAKEYFDENPPTNTVHKLYTGSWINADFDIWIGDSEENKAWEWMGKTREFLINKSGQISISSELKAKSWKSLYAAEGSDWFWWYGPDFSTDSDQIFDELFRTHLKNVYGFLGFTPPPYLDIPINVPSPPVPYTCPRLYISPKLTGRLENYFDWVGSGFLDISVQQTAMYQTNRIGKKLFFGFDKQNFYLRLDLAAKPDIVVVDFLSPKLHRIECQAIEDKQWEKKFLAIDQTGTFQPVQATIEAFWDDFFILSAELAALQWEKNNQVSFFVRILDQNHLGLERYPEKGTIDFIFPSEDFELQQWFI
- a CDS encoding alpha-amylase/4-alpha-glucanotransferase domain-containing protein, whose protein sequence is MVYLKQINILWIVHFHQPNGVFPETYKKFTQKATLPFLYSINNHPKVKLSLHFSGNYLVYLQNENKEVIDLLRKMVEDGQIELLGGGFYEPIFCFLSREDSLLQLQKLHQFIADHLGFSPKGAWLAESVWEPYFVELLAQSGYQYTILEDSLFENAGLLPAEIKHPFLTQFNRHSIYVFGYHSLFSKEIPFKEIKDIHPSFVQISHREGMQIVCIAQSGELYGFWPDTREQVYQKHRLEDWLHYLDENSSWIQTRFPSEFIDGYWPVISLPSGGRKELQPFCLPHRATLEFVSAQNDLKLRFDADRFLKFFKGGNWLTFLSKYPEANYIHKRMLQVSEKIRSLPRELQEDIYDSILASQGHTVYWHAYKDGLFGNYIRDNAFSHILNAEKMIRERAPQLFSPIENEDFDADKFPEIFLRSSRCSVCIKPLLGGSITEFNFLPTSYNLSNTLRRHPCFFPEPIPPDMYAEDWHQRTVFLDHFVPLSTSLYDFVSGSFLEYGDFVNQPYEIINTAETAKGYTVLLERKGGLYFTTNKFNFTISKEYTLTPSDELHLLYTITNEDNIPIELLFCCEINYSILSIDSPDRYILINGKKMTPGMAFEEEKVREWTIVDETRKVKWQWYLADGPLHLFHFPLYTLNYERGLFGKDYQGSTFEILKPFHLYPREKMELKIFSKFANS